From one Bacillota bacterium genomic stretch:
- a CDS encoding alpha/beta hydrolase: MRIAEIGLTVNVIDQRGHGENNNPLDDRVLEEIESATQFCRQYGKVVAVGHSSGGRFAMSSSADFSIGISPALASDYGGRTRELLDNLRSYRVKELYRGINHQIIKNLPEWKYNEQNPTMILYGSRDVPEIVDKCKNIKCDVVDIFEIKNALHNDIYLLEDTFTKVTEQLKKWFFICKNEQL, translated from the coding sequence ATGCGTATTGCTGAAATTGGTCTTACAGTAAATGTAATCGATCAGCGTGGTCATGGAGAAAATAATAATCCTTTGGATGATCGGGTTTTAGAGGAAATAGAATCCGCAACTCAGTTTTGCCGACAGTATGGAAAAGTAGTAGCAGTTGGGCATTCCTCCGGAGGCCGTTTCGCTATGTCAAGCTCCGCAGATTTCTCTATCGGAATTTCTCCGGCACTTGCCTCTGATTATGGCGGAAGAACAAGAGAATTACTTGACAATCTGAGAAGCTATCGTGTTAAAGAATTATATCGCGGTATAAATCATCAAATAATAAAAAATCTTCCTGAATGGAAATATAATGAGCAAAATCCAACTATGATTTTATATGGTTCAAGAGATGTCCCTGAAATAGTCGACAAATGCAAAAATATAAAATGTGATGTTGTGGATATTTTTGAAATCAAAAATGCACTACATAACGATATTTATTTATTAGAGGATACCTTTACTAAAGTAACAGAACAGTTAAAAAAATGGTTTTTCATTTGCAAAAATGAGCAGCTATGA